The genomic interval GTTTTGGTTCATAAAAACAATGGTCTTTAAATTGACCAGTATGAGGTTGATCATACCATGTTGGAGGGCATGGAGCATATGGATTAAAATACCAAAGAGCATATTTAGCCGGATGCTGTCTCCAGTGCTTCAAATTCTGTTCTGCTAATCTTCTTTCAATACCTCTCGCTCTTTGATAAAATACATTCCCTTTTTGAACAGCTTCAAAAGAATAATTTCCTCCTTGTACTTGATAAATGACTTGTGGAATTGTTCTTAAACCTTTAAAGTCTAAACAATTAGCTACAAGACGATTCACAATTACATTTCCAACATATAACATTCCTTGTGGTCCTTCACCTTCGGCTTCTGCTCTCATCATCCTTGCCATTAAGTCAACGTCTGAACTTCGGTAGCTTGCTCTTGCCATTTTTTTCACCTCAAAAATATAGTATGAAAAAAAGCCTACATTGATGTCATTGTTTATCAAATAAGAATGCTTAGTTTTTAAAGCTTACAGTTTTTAAGTAAGATGAAAACGATGGCCTTCTTTTTTATATTATTGAATCCAAATCATTACATAGAACTTTGAAATCTAAGGTGGTGTTTTTTACTGCGAAGGATGACGGAAACATTCCAAAGTATGGTCATTCACCATGCCCACTGCTTGCATATAGGAATAACAAATGGTACTTCCTACAAATTTAAATCCATCTCTTTTTAACTGTTTGCTCATTTTATCACTTATTTCGTTTGAAGTAGGTACATCTTTTGCTGTCTCCCAATTGTTTATAATCGGCTTATTATCTACAAAACTCCATATATAACTAGAAAATGAACCATATTCTTGTTGAATTTTTAAGAATGCCTTTGCATTCGTTACAACGCTATAAATTTTCATTTTATTGCGAATAATCCCCTGATTTTCTATTAATAATTGTAATTTTTCGTCTGTATACTGAACAATTTTCTCCGCTTCAAATTGATCAAAGGCACTTCGATAATTTTCCCTTTTTTGCAAAACTGTCCACCAACTGAGTCCAGCTTGTGCTCCTTCTAAGCATAGCATTTCAAATAATATCTTATCATCATAGACAGGTACTCCCCATTCTTTATCATGATATTCCATATATAAAGGCTCTTTAGTTTTTACCCACATACATCGTTTCATCATTTGCAGCACCGTCCTTTTTCTATCTTTTTCCCTTTTCATTTCGCCTTGAATTTATGAACCTGAACCTGTCTTTTATCAACCTTTATTTAAATTCTACACAATGTTAAAAATTCTAATAATATCTATTTAAAATTGACAATAATAACATCGTATATTATTCCAATATAGCTATATGATAAAACTTATAAAATTCAAAGGAGATGCAGATAGTTATGAAGAAGGTAGCATTTATTTTACTTACCCTCCTTATTACAATAGCTCTTGGTGCTTGCGGTAGTAATAAGCCCAATTCTGAAAATGCTGAAAGTAAGAGTCTTTACGAAGAAATTAAAGAGAAAGGTGAGATTACAATTGGGACAGAAGGGACATATGCTCCTTTTACCTTCCATGATGAGTCTGAAAAATTAACAGGCTTTGATATTGAACTTGCTGAAGAAGTATTTAAAAGACTAGACATTAAGCCAGTTTTTGTTGAAACAAAGTGGGATGGTATGATTGCTGGTCTTGATGCTAAACGATATGATATGGTAGCCAATGAGGTAGCAATTCGTGATGATCGTTTAGAAAAATATGATATGTCAGACCCTTATATTGTTTCAAGAGCTGTTCTTATTGTTCATGAGGACAATAATGACATTAAAACACTCGATGATTTAAATGGTAAAAAAGTAGGGCAATCGTTAGAGAGTAATTATCGAAAAATTGCTGAAGATCATGGCGCAACGAATACAGTTGTTGAAGGCTTTAATCAAGCCGTTGATCTTATAACTTCAAAACGGATTGATGCTACTATCAATGATAGCCTTTCTTATCTTGATTTGAAAAAACAACGTCCAGAATTACCAATTAAAGTAGTTTTTAAAGAAGCAGATGC from Peribacillus asahii carries:
- a CDS encoding amino acid ABC transporter substrate-binding protein; this encodes MKKVAFILLTLLITIALGACGSNKPNSENAESKSLYEEIKEKGEITIGTEGTYAPFTFHDESEKLTGFDIELAEEVFKRLDIKPVFVETKWDGMIAGLDAKRYDMVANEVAIRDDRLEKYDMSDPYIVSRAVLIVHEDNNDIKTLDDLNGKKVGQSLESNYRKIAEDHGATNTVVEGFNQAVDLITSKRIDATINDSLSYLDLKKQRPELPIKVVFKEADASSNGFLFRKGSTELVKAVNGALTEMKEDGTYLEISKKWFNEDVSK
- a CDS encoding DNA-3-methyladenine glycosylase I — protein: MKRCMWVKTKEPLYMEYHDKEWGVPVYDDKILFEMLCLEGAQAGLSWWTVLQKRENYRSAFDQFEAEKIVQYTDEKLQLLIENQGIIRNKMKIYSVVTNAKAFLKIQQEYGSFSSYIWSFVDNKPIINNWETAKDVPTSNEISDKMSKQLKRDGFKFVGSTICYSYMQAVGMVNDHTLECFRHPSQ
- a CDS encoding cell wall hydrolase, giving the protein MARASYRSSDVDLMARMMRAEAEGEGPQGMLYVGNVIVNRLVANCLDFKGLRTIPQVIYQVQGGNYSFEAVQKGNVFYQRARGIERRLAEQNLKHWRQHPAKYALWYFNPYAPCPPTWYDQPHTGQFKDHCFYEPKPGTCASVYNG